One Bermanella sp. WJH001 genomic region harbors:
- the epmB gene encoding EF-P beta-lysylation protein EpmB, whose protein sequence is MCKLCKIAQNTLFALYLRPKVDFGNPLVMNSHPSNVAPIIASSALKAPWQQQLADISISAKAFLLQLELPTSLLSAGEKGAQDFPIRVPLAFLNRIKKGDINDPLLRQIWPLLEETQTPPTGFVLDPLGEASSNTTPGIVHKYKNRVLLVVNGSCAIHCRYCFRRHFPYDENRLSRQQWLDTLEYIQQRPEINEVIFSGGDPLSSSDKRLFDLLEAIEAIPHVKRLRIHSRLPIVIPDRITPELIQRLTSSRLKIIMVVHANHANEIDNDVGNTLQTMKRAGIHVLNQSVLLKGVNDNAQSLIDLSERLFEFDTLPYYLHLLDPVVGAHHFDVSESVATQLLLDIQKTLPGFLVPKLVREVDGRPSKTLIPIKSHPA, encoded by the coding sequence ATGTGCAAACTGTGTAAAATAGCTCAAAATACGTTATTTGCTTTGTATTTACGGCCTAAGGTCGACTTTGGTAACCCGCTTGTCATGAATTCACACCCATCAAATGTCGCCCCAATCATAGCCTCAAGTGCGCTGAAAGCCCCTTGGCAGCAACAATTAGCCGATATATCCATTAGTGCAAAAGCCTTCCTTTTGCAGCTAGAGCTACCTACAAGTTTGCTCAGTGCAGGGGAGAAAGGCGCACAAGACTTTCCGATACGTGTGCCCTTGGCGTTCTTAAATCGTATTAAAAAAGGCGACATTAACGACCCGCTATTGCGCCAAATTTGGCCTTTGCTTGAAGAAACTCAAACCCCACCCACTGGCTTTGTGCTTGACCCACTGGGAGAAGCCAGCAGCAATACCACCCCTGGCATTGTGCATAAATACAAAAACCGTGTGTTATTAGTGGTGAACGGCAGCTGTGCCATACATTGTCGTTACTGTTTTCGCCGTCATTTTCCTTATGACGAAAACCGCTTAAGCCGACAACAATGGCTAGACACCCTTGAATACATTCAGCAACGCCCTGAAATTAATGAAGTGATTTTCAGTGGCGGCGACCCACTTAGCAGTTCAGACAAGCGATTGTTTGATTTGCTTGAGGCTATTGAGGCCATTCCCCACGTTAAACGCTTACGCATTCACAGCCGCTTGCCGATTGTGATTCCAGATCGCATTACCCCAGAGTTGATTCAGCGCTTAACCAGCAGCCGTTTAAAAATCATCATGGTGGTACATGCTAATCATGCCAATGAAATAGATAATGACGTTGGCAACACGTTGCAAACCATGAAGCGCGCTGGCATTCATGTTTTAAATCAAAGCGTCTTATTAAAAGGGGTTAATGATAATGCACAAAGTCTAATTGATTTAAGCGAGCGCTTATTTGAATTTGATACATTGCCGTATTATTTACACTTACTAGACCCTGTGGTGGGTGCTCATCATTTTGATGTGAGTGAATCAGTGGCCACTCAACTATTGTTAGATATTCAAAAAACCTTGCCGGGCTTTCTTGTGCCGAAACTTGTACGCGAAGTTGATGGACGCCCCTCTAAAACGTTAATACCCATTAAAAGTCATCCTGCTTAA
- the efp gene encoding elongation factor P: MASYSTSEFKSGLKVMLDGDPCSILENEFVKPGKGQAFNRVKMRNLKTGRVWERTFKSGEKLDGADVMDYSMEYLYTDGEFYHFMATDGSFEQYPAHPEAVGDTKNWLKEQEKYEVTLYNGAPISVTPPNFVELEVVETDPGLKGDTAQGGSKPAYLTTGAMVRVPLFINIGEVLRIDTRTGDYVSRAKGE; this comes from the coding sequence ATGGCGAGCTATTCTACGAGCGAGTTTAAATCTGGTCTTAAAGTGATGTTAGATGGCGACCCGTGCTCCATCTTGGAAAACGAATTCGTAAAACCGGGTAAAGGTCAGGCCTTTAACCGTGTGAAAATGCGCAACCTGAAAACCGGTCGTGTATGGGAGCGTACGTTCAAATCTGGTGAGAAACTAGATGGCGCGGACGTGATGGATTACTCCATGGAGTACCTATACACAGATGGTGAGTTCTACCATTTCATGGCCACTGACGGTTCATTTGAGCAATATCCAGCTCACCCAGAGGCAGTGGGCGATACTAAGAACTGGTTAAAAGAACAAGAAAAGTACGAAGTAACCTTATACAACGGTGCTCCAATCTCGGTAACGCCTCCTAACTTTGTTGAGTTAGAAGTGGTTGAAACTGACCCAGGCCTTAAAGGTGATACGGCGCAGGGTGGCTCTAAACCCGCTTACTTAACGACAGGTGCGATGGTGCGTGTACCATTGTTCATTAACATTGGTGAAGTATTGCGTATTGATACCCGCACCGGTGACTACGTTTCTCGCGCGAAAGGCGAATAA
- a CDS encoding imelysin family protein, which translates to MLNNLMFFKICLLTITSSVLLTACGSDSSTTSKVLGSEADLAAFQVANNTIVPAANGFLDQAQLLDDQAEQFCRAGNTTHDNLLSLQTQWKQTAQAWYRLLPFKFGPMEGGLDIHLVEPIYAYVDYFRFNKGSDLTLTVRNKIKEWVDGPAPATITDTFIAEKSASLVGFLPIEVALFETTNTQSNVTTDVVAEFSALPRKCQLLTALSSQLLVQANNIEAGWVTDYANTGKSYLSLFLNNELESADVNDDGKSAISKITVSVQDYFDYLKNRDVTESTGQISNSIWQSVAASITSVEQVLAGTDATTLSLYQIMKNNGNDLDMTAVTANLEVLKTTISEQNSTNFKAAAGVLDGNFKREIPDAIGVSLGLNFSDGD; encoded by the coding sequence ATGTTGAATAATTTAATGTTTTTTAAAATATGTTTATTAACCATAACAAGCAGTGTATTACTCACTGCTTGTGGTAGTGATAGTTCGACCACATCAAAAGTTCTGGGTAGTGAAGCAGACTTAGCTGCTTTTCAAGTGGCTAACAATACAATTGTTCCTGCGGCAAATGGGTTTCTGGATCAAGCACAATTATTGGATGATCAAGCAGAGCAGTTTTGTCGTGCAGGTAATACAACACACGATAATTTGTTGAGTTTGCAAACACAGTGGAAACAGACGGCACAAGCTTGGTATCGATTATTGCCCTTTAAATTTGGCCCAATGGAAGGTGGTCTAGATATTCATTTAGTTGAACCCATATATGCCTATGTGGATTATTTTCGTTTTAATAAAGGCAGTGATCTCACACTGACTGTTCGTAATAAAATAAAAGAATGGGTCGACGGGCCAGCTCCCGCAACTATCACAGATACATTTATTGCTGAAAAAAGTGCGAGTCTTGTGGGGTTTTTACCTATTGAGGTGGCACTATTTGAAACAACCAATACACAGTCTAATGTTACTACAGATGTGGTAGCTGAGTTTTCAGCGCTACCTCGTAAGTGTCAATTGTTGACGGCATTATCGAGTCAACTTCTTGTGCAAGCAAATAACATTGAAGCTGGTTGGGTGACGGATTATGCCAATACAGGTAAAAGTTATTTAAGTCTGTTTTTGAATAATGAATTAGAAAGTGCAGATGTGAATGATGACGGCAAAAGTGCCATTTCAAAAATAACCGTATCGGTTCAAGATTATTTTGATTACTTAAAAAATCGAGATGTTACCGAAAGTACGGGTCAAATTTCCAATTCCATTTGGCAAAGTGTTGCAGCATCTATCACATCAGTAGAGCAAGTTTTAGCCGGTACCGATGCCACTACTTTAAGCTTGTATCAAATAATGAAGAATAATGGTAATGATCTGGATATGACCGCCGTTACTGCCAATCTCGAGGTTTTAAAAACGACTATTAGCGAACAAAACAGTACCAACTTTAAAGCGGCGGCGGGTGTGTTAGATGGTAATTTTAAACGAGAAATCCCAGATGCAATCGGCGTCAGTTTGGGTTTGAATTTTAGTGATGGTGATTAA
- a CDS encoding imelysin family protein, which yields MKLTQLAACIAAASLLTACGSSSDSDSAPAINMEKAQLVLNTNADIALAAYIDSVETAKALKTALATLKTTPDATNLEAAKKAWLVSREPYGQTEVYRFRNSPIDSSDYASEDGPEGDINAWPLGEALIDYVITNDNDFTADQVGVTANEAGINENGAVTGAVANQNIIQSTVTIDAELLANTATASDEHDVIAGYHAIEFLLWGQDLNTTDQSATNGADRDQAVNLGANGGQRPLTDFTADVANPDSPAARRHAYLEVAVDKLIEDLETVRDGWKAGADYRTKFTSIETESQAKQKLTEILTGMGTLSEGELAGERMQIAYSSNSQEDEHSCFSDNTHRDVWLNAEGVANSFYGEYAGYDSNQDGVDDVTTNAVDGYGINDYLRDVGLDSLADETVTALAATQTHYTAIDAKARDAQNPQPFDVLIMDENRNATNPVALTIIALNKQSNVIQDIASELGLGDVVDDEASSCNTTTPGVACD from the coding sequence ATGAAACTGACTCAACTGGCGGCATGTATTGCAGCGGCATCACTTTTAACGGCCTGTGGCAGTTCAAGCGATAGTGACTCGGCCCCAGCCATCAATATGGAAAAGGCGCAGCTTGTTTTAAATACCAATGCGGATATTGCACTTGCGGCGTATATCGATTCAGTTGAAACAGCAAAAGCACTTAAAACTGCATTGGCCACATTGAAAACAACCCCTGATGCCACTAACCTAGAAGCGGCAAAAAAAGCGTGGTTGGTTTCTCGTGAACCATACGGCCAAACAGAAGTGTACCGTTTTCGTAATAGCCCAATTGACTCAAGTGATTACGCAAGTGAAGACGGCCCTGAAGGTGACATCAACGCATGGCCATTAGGTGAAGCGTTAATTGATTATGTCATCACTAACGATAACGATTTCACTGCTGATCAAGTGGGTGTGACGGCAAATGAAGCGGGCATTAATGAAAACGGCGCAGTGACAGGTGCCGTTGCCAACCAGAATATCATTCAATCTACAGTGACGATTGATGCTGAGCTTTTGGCTAACACCGCAACCGCCAGTGACGAGCATGATGTGATTGCCGGTTATCACGCCATTGAGTTTTTACTTTGGGGTCAAGATTTAAATACAACAGACCAGAGCGCGACTAACGGTGCCGACCGTGATCAAGCTGTGAATTTAGGTGCTAACGGTGGTCAGCGTCCTTTAACTGATTTTACAGCCGATGTGGCCAACCCAGATTCACCAGCAGCACGTCGCCATGCTTACCTAGAAGTAGCGGTTGATAAATTAATTGAAGACCTAGAAACCGTACGTGATGGTTGGAAAGCCGGTGCCGATTACCGTACAAAATTTACGAGTATCGAAACCGAAAGCCAAGCCAAACAAAAATTAACCGAAATTTTAACCGGTATGGGTACCTTATCTGAAGGTGAATTAGCTGGCGAGCGTATGCAAATTGCTTATTCTTCTAACTCACAAGAAGATGAACACTCTTGTTTCTCAGACAATACTCACCGTGATGTGTGGTTAAATGCTGAAGGGGTCGCAAACAGTTTTTACGGTGAATATGCCGGTTACGATAGTAATCAAGATGGTGTTGATGATGTAACCACAAACGCTGTTGATGGTTATGGTATTAATGATTATTTACGTGATGTGGGTTTAGATTCATTAGCGGATGAAACAGTAACAGCACTTGCTGCTACCCAAACACATTACACCGCCATTGATGCTAAGGCACGTGATGCACAAAATCCTCAACCATTTGATGTGTTAATCATGGATGAAAATCGTAATGCAACCAACCCAGTAGCACTGACTATTATTGCATTAAACAAACAGTCAAATGTGATTCAAGATATTGCAAGTGAGTTAGGACTAGGTGATGTAGTGGATGATGAGGCATCGTCATGTAATACCACCACTCCCGGTGTAGCGTGTGATTAA
- a CDS encoding cytochrome c peroxidase encodes MINNLASLKHTLTPYLLLILLTGCGSSHDDTGIASKAELGERLFSDQNLSLDRTQSCATCHSPEHGFVDNRINATYHNIHVAAGSLGDDGVSIGDRNAPTAAYAAFSPTFKYGTRARVQNQSSDIAAYSGFLGGQFWDGRANDLAAQAGGPPLNPGEMNMPNKAAVIERIQENTEYVEAFERLFNNQVFSDVETAYDAMAEVIGEFEFLNRETFYPFDSKYDLSLTGEYSYDPNSKASLGKVLFFGSDFTCAACHQLREIGVEGELFTSFEYHNIGVPENTRLRAINGVTEADLGLFNNPEVNKKSDAIAHQGKFKVPTLRNVAITPPYMHNGVFNQLETVITFYEHAKLRALNLTDNTLNPETGLTWAEPEVNLNIEHDTLGKNDKNLTPENIEALVCFFMSLTDARYEHLLDSNKVTACGL; translated from the coding sequence ATGATCAATAATCTCGCCTCTCTCAAACACACCTTAACCCCCTATTTGCTGCTCATTTTGCTGACTGGTTGTGGCAGCTCCCATGACGACACAGGCATTGCTAGCAAAGCAGAATTAGGTGAGCGTTTGTTTTCAGATCAAAATTTATCACTTGATCGCACTCAATCTTGTGCCACTTGCCACAGCCCCGAACATGGTTTTGTCGATAACCGCATAAACGCCACTTACCACAACATTCATGTTGCTGCCGGCTCTTTAGGTGATGACGGTGTATCCATTGGTGATCGTAATGCGCCTACTGCCGCTTACGCGGCTTTTAGCCCGACTTTTAAATATGGCACTCGTGCTCGTGTACAAAATCAAAGCTCGGACATTGCAGCCTACTCAGGTTTCTTAGGTGGACAATTTTGGGATGGCCGCGCAAACGATCTAGCCGCTCAAGCCGGCGGCCCACCGCTTAATCCCGGTGAAATGAACATGCCAAACAAAGCGGCCGTGATTGAGCGCATTCAAGAAAATACAGAGTACGTAGAGGCCTTCGAGCGTTTATTTAACAACCAAGTTTTTAGTGATGTGGAAACGGCCTACGATGCCATGGCAGAAGTCATTGGCGAATTTGAATTTTTAAATCGAGAAACTTTTTACCCATTTGATTCTAAATATGATCTTTCTTTGACCGGTGAATATTCATACGATCCAAATAGCAAAGCCTCTCTTGGCAAGGTTTTATTTTTTGGCAGCGACTTCACCTGTGCAGCCTGCCACCAGTTAAGAGAAATTGGTGTGGAAGGTGAATTGTTTACAAGTTTTGAGTACCACAATATTGGCGTACCCGAAAACACAAGATTGCGCGCTATCAATGGCGTCACTGAAGCTGACTTAGGATTATTCAACAACCCAGAAGTGAACAAAAAATCCGATGCTATTGCCCATCAAGGTAAATTTAAAGTACCCACTTTGCGTAACGTGGCGATCACACCTCCCTATATGCACAACGGGGTCTTTAACCAATTAGAAACCGTAATAACGTTTTACGAACACGCAAAGCTACGAGCATTAAATCTAACCGATAACACACTGAATCCTGAAACGGGATTAACCTGGGCAGAGCCTGAGGTTAACTTAAACATCGAACACGACACCTTGGGTAAAAATGATAAAAACCTAACCCCTGAAAATATCGAAGCATTGGTGTGCTTTTTTATGAGTCTAACCGATGCACGTTATGAGCACTTACTAGACAGCAATAAGGTCACGGCGTGCGGACTTTAA
- a CDS encoding di-heme oxidoredictase family protein has translation MKKVLALICLLLSACDSSSPALDYRTWQAPAYQSAEAWPGGATSVSELPFASLEKPAANMADDLRPNFHAGKALARQPWIKAPTATDARDGLGPVFNARTCLTCHIKGGKGNIPQDNDSPITTTLVRLSKPILNKSEHQEALKTQGLIPHPVYGDQIQNHSTSLAHHFRHNKSAQHLKHDVAPEAYLYVIWQDSTFKYPDGREVRLRKPSIEFRYLGYGPIEDDTLLSIRMAPSIHGMGLLELIPQQDIDGLADEFDKNQDAISGRVNQVWDIKTQSIQPGRFGLKSNKPTLEMIVAGAFANDLGITNPLFPDQPCTDQQPTCKTQVTGNDANGFELPQHLLDLVVDFNRNLAPLKRQDSQTKTVMQGRTLFYQTGCNQCHQPRFVTGESKKFPHLSKQEIWPYTDLLLHDMGPDLADNRPEFLANGQEWRTAPLWNLGDQPAVNGSNVMLHDGRARNVEEAILWHGGEAENAKNKFIHLPLLQREALIEFVYSL, from the coding sequence ATGAAAAAAGTGTTGGCTTTAATTTGTTTGTTGCTTAGTGCGTGTGACTCGTCATCACCTGCATTGGATTACCGTACATGGCAAGCCCCAGCGTACCAATCGGCTGAAGCATGGCCAGGTGGTGCTACATCGGTTTCAGAGCTGCCATTTGCGAGCTTAGAAAAACCTGCTGCAAATATGGCTGATGATTTACGCCCAAATTTTCATGCGGGCAAAGCGTTAGCTCGACAACCTTGGATTAAAGCCCCTACCGCAACGGATGCTCGTGATGGTTTAGGTCCTGTGTTTAATGCGCGTACTTGTTTAACCTGCCACATAAAAGGTGGTAAGGGGAATATTCCGCAAGATAATGATTCACCCATCACCACAACGTTAGTACGTTTAAGTAAACCTATTTTAAATAAAAGCGAACATCAAGAAGCGCTGAAAACACAGGGGTTAATCCCTCATCCTGTTTATGGGGATCAAATTCAAAATCACTCCACCTCCCTTGCTCATCATTTTCGTCATAATAAAAGTGCTCAACACTTAAAACATGACGTGGCACCTGAAGCCTACCTGTATGTGATTTGGCAGGATTCAACGTTTAAATATCCAGACGGTCGTGAGGTAAGGCTACGTAAACCCAGTATTGAATTTCGTTACTTAGGGTATGGCCCAATAGAAGACGACACGTTATTAAGTATTAGAATGGCACCATCTATTCACGGAATGGGTTTGTTAGAATTAATTCCTCAACAAGACATTGATGGACTTGCGGATGAATTTGATAAAAATCAAGACGCTATATCAGGGCGTGTAAACCAAGTATGGGATATTAAAACGCAATCCATCCAACCTGGACGTTTTGGTTTAAAAAGTAACAAACCTACCCTGGAAATGATTGTGGCTGGCGCATTTGCAAATGATTTAGGTATCACTAATCCGTTATTTCCGGATCAACCTTGTACTGATCAGCAGCCCACTTGTAAAACCCAAGTGACAGGTAATGATGCAAATGGTTTTGAGTTGCCACAGCATCTGCTTGATTTGGTTGTGGATTTTAATCGTAACCTTGCGCCATTAAAGCGCCAAGACAGCCAAACTAAAACGGTCATGCAAGGGCGAACATTATTTTATCAAACGGGTTGTAATCAGTGTCATCAGCCAAGGTTTGTTACTGGTGAAAGTAAAAAGTTTCCGCATTTATCAAAACAAGAAATTTGGCCGTATACCGATTTACTATTGCATGATATGGGGCCAGATTTAGCAGATAATCGCCCTGAATTTTTAGCTAATGGGCAAGAATGGCGCACCGCTCCTTTATGGAATTTAGGTGATCAGCCTGCAGTGAATGGCAGTAACGTCATGCTGCATGACGGGCGCGCTCGAAATGTAGAAGAGGCTATCTTATGGCACGGCGGCGAGGCAGAAAATGCAAAAAATAAATTTATCCACCTGCCACTTTTACAGCGTGAAGCGTTAATAGAATTTGTCTATTCATTATAA
- a CDS encoding DUF1513 domain-containing protein has translation MAHKILNHTLSRRRFIQSALTLGVAAPVVGGLFAQFHSAHAGELWLSAQGKNTESFSLGWVNPQVQKSQMVLSGFRGHGMCQNPQKPEEVIMFSRRPGTLAVRVNAVTGEVDGHFQSDVDHHMHGHGCFSADGAELFYTESNYATGEGKITVRDATTLEFKRSMASFGIGPHEVALMPDNKTLVVANGGLRTHPDTGRKVLNYQTMRSTLTYINSETGQLLSEHSVDEPKASIRHLDVAADGTVAVALQVQRTAMNDDHLVALAAVHKPGQALQVLNAPEALTRRLNDYMGSVKVHSENRLAAFTSPKGDMALFWHLDDLTLQGLHVFDDVCGLTISADTHYFVLSNSAGKIRQIDSATLQEDKSKRLYFADKSWDNHMMTVILPV, from the coding sequence ATGGCACATAAAATTTTAAATCACACATTATCACGTCGCCGTTTTATACAGTCAGCATTAACGCTGGGTGTGGCCGCACCTGTGGTTGGTGGGTTGTTTGCACAATTTCACTCAGCCCATGCTGGTGAGTTATGGTTATCAGCCCAAGGTAAAAATACAGAGAGCTTCAGTCTGGGCTGGGTCAATCCTCAAGTGCAGAAAAGCCAAATGGTATTATCAGGCTTTCGTGGGCACGGCATGTGTCAAAATCCACAAAAGCCTGAAGAGGTGATCATGTTTAGTCGTCGCCCAGGCACCTTAGCTGTGCGTGTAAATGCCGTGACGGGTGAGGTGGATGGACACTTTCAAAGTGATGTCGATCATCATATGCATGGTCACGGTTGTTTCAGTGCTGATGGTGCAGAACTATTTTATACCGAATCAAATTACGCAACCGGTGAAGGCAAAATAACGGTCCGTGATGCAACAACCTTAGAGTTTAAACGTAGTATGGCAAGTTTTGGTATAGGCCCCCATGAAGTGGCTTTGATGCCAGATAATAAAACCCTAGTTGTGGCAAATGGTGGTTTGCGTACCCACCCAGACACGGGGCGTAAAGTTTTAAATTATCAAACCATGCGTTCGACCCTTACTTATATTAACAGTGAAACAGGGCAGTTACTTAGCGAGCATAGTGTTGATGAACCTAAAGCGAGTATTCGTCATTTAGATGTGGCAGCAGATGGAACCGTAGCGGTTGCACTTCAAGTGCAAAGAACAGCCATGAATGATGATCACTTGGTGGCACTGGCTGCTGTACATAAACCAGGGCAAGCATTACAAGTGTTAAACGCACCTGAGGCTTTAACTCGTCGACTTAATGATTATATGGGCAGTGTCAAAGTGCACAGCGAAAATCGTTTAGCTGCTTTTACCAGTCCAAAAGGTGACATGGCTTTGTTTTGGCATTTAGATGATTTAACCCTACAGGGATTACATGTATTTGATGATGTTTGTGGTTTAACGATTAGTGCCGATACTCATTATTTTGTACTGTCTAATTCGGCGGGTAAAATTCGCCAAATTGATAGCGCTACGTTACAAGAAGATAAAAGCAAGCGGTTGTACTTTGCAGATAAAAGCTGGGACAACCATATGATGACGGTCATATTACCGGTTTAA
- a CDS encoding TonB-dependent receptor — MFKFENFFSITVFTSFILSVNAFAQDETAKLERMYITGGADDILRQPGSATLINDVALEKFEYTDIHRVLNAVPGVNLQEEDGYGLRPNIGLRGTSPERSKKITIMEDGVLSGPAPYAAPAAYYFPNISRMSAVEVFKGPATIQYGPATVGGAINMVSRAIPYAAEGELDLQYGSDNFQRLNLYQGQQVGDFGYLIEGLRVSADGFKDLDNGGDTGFVRNDINLKTSWQSFGQFNHSFVLKLGYADEHSNETYLGLTQEDLNNNPFRRYNASSMDEMEWVHEQIQLTHQMDVQDWQITSDLYRNNFDRDWFKVNGFKSADVSIQQVLANPDTYQRYYQVLSGQTASNNSDEYLRIGNNGRVFISQGIQTRISKPLAFLNLNHELEIGIRYHQDQIKRTHTEQDYATLADGSLQVIDGSYRITTLNKNDAQAIAIYAKNDMHIDDTTVTAGIRHERITSTKTSYGELTGIAEQEDKLEQTVTLPGIGIYSQLSEHLGVLAGIHKGFTAATPGGSGDIKPEESTNYEMGFRYFGFGHAEIIAFLNDYSQFSGTCSFAQGSCSNNQVGEQANAGNAQVYGIEASWKQAFQYAAFKLPLSASYTYSHGEFGESFTDVSGAFGEKDLAIEKGFEIGYLPEHRLNIQAGIGQDKWQVNLSVLYQSEMRNIPGTGSIPAAERVDSYTVVDLSTRYDLEHNLQLYASVDNILGNEYIVSAKPYGYRPGKSRSINLGTKWAF; from the coding sequence GTGTTCAAATTTGAAAATTTTTTTTCGATTACTGTATTCACTAGTTTCATTTTGTCTGTCAATGCATTTGCTCAAGACGAAACAGCAAAACTTGAGAGGATGTACATTACAGGTGGTGCTGACGATATTCTTCGTCAACCGGGTTCGGCTACGTTAATTAATGATGTGGCACTGGAAAAATTTGAGTACACCGACATCCATCGTGTATTGAATGCCGTGCCAGGAGTCAATCTGCAAGAAGAAGATGGTTATGGTTTACGTCCCAATATTGGCTTACGCGGCACGTCCCCTGAACGCAGTAAAAAAATCACAATAATGGAAGACGGCGTACTTTCAGGGCCTGCCCCGTATGCAGCACCAGCGGCTTATTACTTTCCAAACATTTCACGTATGAGCGCAGTTGAAGTATTCAAAGGCCCAGCCACCATACAATACGGACCCGCCACAGTGGGCGGTGCCATTAATATGGTGAGCCGCGCAATCCCTTATGCAGCAGAAGGTGAATTAGATTTACAATACGGCAGCGACAACTTTCAGCGTTTAAACCTATACCAAGGCCAGCAAGTGGGTGACTTTGGTTACTTAATTGAAGGCTTACGTGTCAGCGCTGATGGTTTTAAAGACTTGGATAACGGTGGCGATACTGGCTTTGTAAGAAATGATATTAACCTAAAAACCAGTTGGCAAAGTTTTGGGCAATTCAACCATTCGTTTGTCCTAAAGTTAGGTTATGCCGATGAGCATTCAAATGAAACGTATCTTGGTTTAACTCAAGAGGATTTAAACAATAATCCGTTTCGTCGTTACAACGCATCGTCCATGGACGAAATGGAATGGGTGCATGAGCAAATTCAATTGACACATCAAATGGATGTACAAGATTGGCAAATAACCTCTGATCTATATCGTAATAATTTTGATCGTGATTGGTTTAAAGTTAACGGCTTTAAATCGGCCGATGTATCCATCCAGCAAGTATTAGCCAACCCAGATACATATCAACGTTACTACCAAGTATTAAGTGGCCAAACCGCCAGCAATAATAGTGATGAATATTTACGTATTGGAAATAACGGGCGTGTGTTTATTTCACAAGGAATTCAAACCCGAATTAGCAAACCCCTTGCATTTTTAAATCTAAACCATGAACTAGAAATCGGCATTCGTTATCACCAAGACCAAATTAAACGCACCCACACCGAACAAGATTACGCCACCCTTGCAGACGGTTCTTTGCAGGTCATTGATGGCTCATACCGCATAACCACATTAAATAAAAACGACGCCCAAGCCATTGCCATTTATGCAAAAAATGACATGCATATTGACGACACCACTGTTACTGCCGGTATTCGCCATGAACGCATCACCTCGACTAAAACCTCTTATGGGGAACTGACGGGCATTGCGGAGCAAGAAGACAAACTCGAGCAAACAGTCACCCTACCGGGTATTGGCATCTACTCTCAACTCAGTGAGCACCTTGGTGTTTTAGCCGGCATTCATAAAGGCTTTACTGCCGCTACTCCCGGTGGCAGTGGGGATATCAAACCTGAAGAAAGCACCAATTATGAAATGGGCTTTCGTTACTTTGGTTTCGGTCATGCTGAAATAATTGCGTTTTTAAATGATTACAGCCAATTCAGCGGCACATGTAGCTTCGCCCAAGGTTCATGTTCCAATAACCAAGTGGGTGAACAAGCCAATGCTGGTAATGCTCAAGTGTATGGTATAGAAGCCAGCTGGAAACAGGCGTTCCAATACGCTGCGTTTAAACTGCCCCTAAGTGCCAGTTACACCTACAGTCATGGTGAATTCGGTGAGTCATTTACTGATGTTAGTGGCGCGTTTGGGGAAAAAGACCTAGCTATCGAAAAGGGATTTGAGATTGGCTATCTGCCCGAACATCGTCTTAATATTCAAGCCGGTATTGGCCAAGACAAATGGCAGGTCAACCTATCTGTTTTATATCAAAGTGAAATGCGTAATATACCAGGCACCGGAAGTATTCCCGCAGCCGAGCGTGTTGATAGCTATACCGTTGTGGACTTATCCACACGTTATGACCTTGAACACAACCTTCAGCTTTATGCTTCTGTGGACAACATATTGGGTAATGAATATATCGTATCCGCCAAACCATATGGCTATCGCCCGGGTAAATCGCGCTCTATTAATCTTGGTACCAAATGGGCCTTCTGA